The Silurus meridionalis isolate SWU-2019-XX chromosome 16, ASM1480568v1, whole genome shotgun sequence genome has a segment encoding these proteins:
- the ccn5 gene encoding WNT1-inducible-signaling pathway protein 2 isoform X1, whose amino-acid sequence MDKKVQNTYTLLALLYLCSQVCCQQCVKPCKCPSSVPACPDGVALVLDGCGCCQVCAQQKGEACTDILVCDKKRGLECDYSASFPGDPGECVSQDMLGCELNGVSYHEGEVFQPSCHTQCKCAGGGVTCVPLCPEDVRLPSSDCPYPQRVQLPGKCCKEWVCENLDNNVLQDAPTAYSEAQVLPAFSGYQRSPRINCTYQSTEWSACSHTCGPGISTRVSNRNRACRFERQIRLCTIRPCLHLPPQTQMQPRRCQSSYRWNVPTRLFHEGCYSMQYYRPRYCGHCTDGRCCTPYRTRTAQVTFRCPGGRLLHQAVMMIKSCACHYSCPHTSSGTHRLLALLG is encoded by the exons ATGGacaaaaaagtgcaaaacacatacACTCTGCTGGCACTGTTGTACCTGTGCTCCCAG GTATGTTGTCAACAATGTGTCAAGCCTTGCAAGTGTCCCAGCTCTGTTCCAGCCTGCCCTGATGGCGTCGCTCTTGTCCTGGATGGATGTGGATGCTGCCAAGTGTGTGCTCAGCAGAAGGGCGAAGCCTGCACAGACATACTTGTGTGTGACAAGAAGCGTGGCCTGGAATGTGATTACAGCGCCAGCTTCCCTGGAGATCCGGGCGAGTGTGTCA GTCAAGACATGCTGGGCTGTGAGCTGAATGGTGTGTCTTATCACGAAGGAGAGGTGTTCCAGCCATCCTGCCACACCCAGTGCAAATGTGCAGGTGGAGGAGTGACCTGTGTGCCCCTGTGCCCTGAGGATGTGCGTCTACCCAGCTCAGACTGCCCATATCCGCAAAGGGTCCAGCTGCCAGGAAAGTGCTGTAAGGAGTGGGTGTGTGAGAACTTGGACAACAATGTGCTACAGGATGCTCCAACAG CTTACAGTGAGGCCCAAGTGTTGCCTGCATTTTCTGGTTACCAAAGGAGCCCTAGAATAAACTGTACCTATCAGAGCACCGAATGGAGCGCCTGTTCACATACCTGTGGCCCAGGGATCTCCACACGAGTGAGCAACCGGAATAGAGCCTGCAGATTTGAGCGGCAGATCAGACTGTGTACAATCAGACCATGCCTGCATTTGCCACCTCAAACACAAATG cagccTAGAAGATGTCAATCGAGCTACAGGTGGAATGTTCCCACGCGGCTGTTCCACGAAGGCTGCTACAGCATGCAATATTACCGTCCTCGTTACTGCGGGCACTGCACTGACGGCCGATGTTGCACGCCTTATCGGACCCGCACTGCCCAGGTCACCTTCCGCTGTCCAGGGGGCCGCCTGCTTCACCAAGCTGTCATGATGATCAAGTCTTGTGCTTGCCATTACAGCTGCCCACATACATCTAGTGGAACCCACAGGTTGCTTGCTTTACTAGGATAG
- the ccn5 gene encoding WNT1-inducible-signaling pathway protein 2 isoform X2 has product MDKKVQNTYTLLALLYLCSQVCCQQCVKPCKCPSSVPACPDGVALVLDGCGCCQVCAQQKGEACTDILVCDKKRGLECDYSASFPGDPGECVSQDMLGCELNGVSYHEGEVFQPSCHTQCKCAGGGVTCVPLCPEDVRLPSSDCPYPQRVQLPGKCCKEWVCENLDNNVLQDAPTAYSEAQVLPAFSGYQRSPRINCTYQSTEWSACSHTCGPGISTRVSNRNRACRFERQIRLCTIRPCLHLPPQTQMPRRCQSSYRWNVPTRLFHEGCYSMQYYRPRYCGHCTDGRCCTPYRTRTAQVTFRCPGGRLLHQAVMMIKSCACHYSCPHTSSGTHRLLALLG; this is encoded by the exons ATGGacaaaaaagtgcaaaacacatacACTCTGCTGGCACTGTTGTACCTGTGCTCCCAG GTATGTTGTCAACAATGTGTCAAGCCTTGCAAGTGTCCCAGCTCTGTTCCAGCCTGCCCTGATGGCGTCGCTCTTGTCCTGGATGGATGTGGATGCTGCCAAGTGTGTGCTCAGCAGAAGGGCGAAGCCTGCACAGACATACTTGTGTGTGACAAGAAGCGTGGCCTGGAATGTGATTACAGCGCCAGCTTCCCTGGAGATCCGGGCGAGTGTGTCA GTCAAGACATGCTGGGCTGTGAGCTGAATGGTGTGTCTTATCACGAAGGAGAGGTGTTCCAGCCATCCTGCCACACCCAGTGCAAATGTGCAGGTGGAGGAGTGACCTGTGTGCCCCTGTGCCCTGAGGATGTGCGTCTACCCAGCTCAGACTGCCCATATCCGCAAAGGGTCCAGCTGCCAGGAAAGTGCTGTAAGGAGTGGGTGTGTGAGAACTTGGACAACAATGTGCTACAGGATGCTCCAACAG CTTACAGTGAGGCCCAAGTGTTGCCTGCATTTTCTGGTTACCAAAGGAGCCCTAGAATAAACTGTACCTATCAGAGCACCGAATGGAGCGCCTGTTCACATACCTGTGGCCCAGGGATCTCCACACGAGTGAGCAACCGGAATAGAGCCTGCAGATTTGAGCGGCAGATCAGACTGTGTACAATCAGACCATGCCTGCATTTGCCACCTCAAACACAAATG ccTAGAAGATGTCAATCGAGCTACAGGTGGAATGTTCCCACGCGGCTGTTCCACGAAGGCTGCTACAGCATGCAATATTACCGTCCTCGTTACTGCGGGCACTGCACTGACGGCCGATGTTGCACGCCTTATCGGACCCGCACTGCCCAGGTCACCTTCCGCTGTCCAGGGGGCCGCCTGCTTCACCAAGCTGTCATGATGATCAAGTCTTGTGCTTGCCATTACAGCTGCCCACATACATCTAGTGGAACCCACAGGTTGCTTGCTTTACTAGGATAG
- the si:dkey-78k11.9 gene encoding P2Y purinoceptor 1: MPSRNSSSFSSCQIMGIPFFYDKCKNVNFDFPKIFLTVVFVAVFIFGLLGNCWGLKSILRNWKKLGNIRIFALNLCIADILYLLTLPFLVTYQAQKQNWIFGQPFCKITRFLFNVNLYGSIGFLTCISVYRYLGIVHTLRGRGRIKVHHSIGISALVWTVVLLQCLPDVFFDKTVKNRTKCYDSTTDNSTEAYLRYSITQTVIGFAIPLVIIVCCYGHMAVSLATKKGIGDAKLKLKCLRLVVILAVLFSICFIPIHIFRNLNLMTRISKINNVCKPWFSSIYIAKQISDGLACLNSAINPLVYLLNSDQLLKQCLKFKRKGRQTEKRSQVTYAM; this comes from the coding sequence ATGCCTTCAAGAAACAGTAGCTCTTTTTCAAGCTGCCAAATAATGGGCATACCATTTTTTTACGATAAGTGCAAGAATGTTAATTTCGATTTTCCAAAAATCTTCTTAACTGTTGTATTTGTGGCTGTTTTTATATTTGGACTTCTTGGTAACTGCTGGGGTCTAAAATCTATTTTGAGAAACTGGAAGAAGCTGGGAAACATTAGAATATTTGCTTTAAACTTGTGCATTGCTGACATTTTGTACTTGCTGACTTTGCCCTTTCTGGTGACTTATCAAGCTCAGAAACAAAACTGGATCTTTGGACAGCCTTTCTGCAAGATAACAAGATTCCTGTTCAATGTCAATCTCTACGGGAGCATTGGATTTCTCACATGCATCAGCGTATACAGGTATCTGGGCATAGTGCACACTCTGAGAGGGAGAGGCAGGATAAAAGTACACCACTCCATAGGAATATCTGCATTGGTCTGGACTGTAGTGCTGCTTCAATGCCTGCCTGATGTGTTTTTTGACAAAACAGTGAAGAATAGAACAAAATGCTACGACTCGACTACAGACAACAGCACTGAGGCTTACTTGAGGTACAGCATTACACAGACAGTGATTGGATTTGCAATCCCTTTGGTGATCATCGTGTGCTGCTACGGCCACATGGCTGTGAGTCTAGCCACTAAGAAAGGCATCGGCGATGCCAAGCTGAAGCTGAAGTGCCTCAGGCTGGTGGTGATCCTGGCCGTGCTCTTTTCCATATGCTTTATCCCCATCCACATCTTCAGAAATCTCAACCTGATGACTCGCatctcaaaaataaataatgtctgTAAGCCATGGTTCTCCAGCATCTACATTGCGAAACAGATAAGTGATGGGCTTGCGTGTCTGAACAGTGCCATTAACCCACTAGTATATCTGTTGAACAGTGACCAACTGCTGAAGCAGTGTCTGAAATTCAAACGAAAAGGAcgacaaacagagaaaagaagTCAGGTTACTTATGCAATGTGA